The Drosophila teissieri strain GT53w chromosome X, Prin_Dtei_1.1, whole genome shotgun sequence genome has a segment encoding these proteins:
- the LOC122624636 gene encoding uncharacterized protein LOC122624636, translating into MEPRASIDESSAENKPAICPLADCQAVVRHTHLLRHMISEHLDSRARTLPFQLRLREVSTGQRTLLMLAYRQLIVDHDQCLAVLNWSSDSRIDLMEPQLDLPPCHQGLSYHLPVLVMVCRTTWKALLQQDDEKAVQESRDLATEWGTVYLLWLVSPFTRRPIYANIGVLNSQMQCVARRSRRRVRNFASRMPMSQFINGLDPFFVSLNEDQLDELCDGGGNRVSVFLEIIIEGEMS; encoded by the coding sequence ATGGAGCCTAGGGCTTCGATTGACGAGTCGTCTGCGGAAAACAAGCCGGCCATTTGTCCGTTGGCCGATTGCCAGGCGGTGGTGAGGCACACCCACTTGCTGCGCCACATGATCAGCGAACATTTGGACTCGCGGGCGCGAACTTTGCCCTTTCAACTGCGGCTACGCGAAGTGTCAACGGGTCAGCGCACCCTGCTGATGCTCGCCTATCGCCAGCTGATCGTGGATCACGATCAGTGCTTGGCCGTGCTGAACTGGAGCTCCGATTCCCGCATCGACCTTATGGAACCGCAGCTGGACCTGCCGCCCTGCCACCAGGGATTGAGCTATCACCTGCCCGTGCTGGTAATGGTGTGCAGGACCACATGGAAGGCGCTGTTGCAACAGGACGATGAAAAGGCCGTGCAAGAAAGCAGGGACCTAGCCACGGAATGGGGCACTGTTTATCTGCTGTGGCTCGTCTCACCCTTTACGCGTCGTCCCATTTATGCGAATATAGGCGTGCTGAATAGCCAGATGCAGTGCGTCGCCCGGCGGAGTCGGCGACGGGTGCGCAACTTTGCCAGCCGGATGCCCATGAGCCAGTTTATCAACGGGCTGGATCCGTTCTTCGTCAGCCTCAACGAGGATCAGCTCGACGAGCTGTGCGATGGCGGTGGCAATCGGGTCTCCGTCTTCTTGGAGATCATCATCGAGGGCGAGATGTCTTAG